One stretch of Oceanispirochaeta sp. DNA includes these proteins:
- a CDS encoding carbohydrate ABC transporter permease: MIGQLKFRGAGVLQKTLIILFQIMLISYAILIFYPLFNMILSSLKTTREIFKTPYALPQTWQFSNYMEVWGEGGFGRYFFNSVYITTLSIGFVILFGSMAAFGIARYEYKLSTLVYLTFLAGIMLPLKAAVIPLFLLMKNLNLMDNQIALILIFTAMSMPSTVFILTGFMKTIPHDLEDSGRIDGANEWVIYNNIIMPLTAPSIALVTIYNAVPVWNDFFFPLVFIQTNKLKTLPLGMSVFFGQYQISWHLLFASLSIAILPMLVLYLFMSKYFIKGMTAGALK, translated from the coding sequence GTGATAGGACAACTGAAATTCAGGGGAGCCGGGGTTCTACAGAAAACCTTGATCATTCTCTTTCAGATCATGCTGATCAGCTATGCCATTTTGATTTTCTACCCCCTTTTCAATATGATCCTCTCCAGCCTGAAGACAACACGTGAGATATTCAAGACTCCCTATGCTTTGCCCCAAACATGGCAGTTTTCCAATTACATGGAGGTCTGGGGAGAGGGTGGATTCGGCCGTTATTTCTTTAACAGTGTGTATATCACGACACTTTCTATCGGTTTTGTTATCCTCTTTGGGTCAATGGCAGCTTTCGGCATTGCCCGGTATGAATACAAACTGTCTACTCTGGTCTATCTGACCTTTTTGGCGGGCATCATGCTTCCTCTCAAGGCGGCTGTCATCCCTCTGTTCCTGCTGATGAAAAACCTGAACCTTATGGATAATCAGATCGCTCTCATACTGATTTTCACAGCCATGAGTATGCCCTCTACCGTGTTTATCCTCACTGGGTTTATGAAGACCATTCCCCATGATCTGGAAGACTCAGGCCGTATTGACGGTGCTAATGAATGGGTCATCTACAACAATATCATTATGCCCCTGACCGCTCCATCCATAGCCCTTGTGACCATTTACAATGCTGTTCCTGTATGGAATGATTTCTTCTTTCCACTAGTGTTTATTCAAACCAACAAACTCAAAACCCTGCCCCTGGGGATGAGTGTTTTCTTTGGTCAGTATCAGATCAGCTGGCATCTTTTGTTTGCCTCACTGTCCATTGCAATTTTACCGATGTTGGTCCTCTATCTCTTTATGTCAAAATATTTTATTAAAGGTATGACCGCAGGAGCCCTGAAATGA
- a CDS encoding carbohydrate ABC transporter permease has product MKKTKNQSLWILFFVLPGLLIVTVFIVAPLFMSMFNSLFSWKSIVRDQFVGLENFNKIMTQYPYRDRFFNAIGNNVEWFLSTMFIQNSLGILFGYLLYKKIAGAAFYQRVFFIPVLFSIVAVGFLWSLYMNPNMGIINKLLKDLGLQSFTRAWLGDEALATPSIIAVNIWRWVGFPTLVFYAGFNSVPLEVVEASYLDGVGEIRLFTGIMIPLILPSIMIITVLTLIGSLNVFEQIYTMAGLEGGPYFSTDTLGTLFYRTAFGGVDSGIPEIGIGSAIGVVIYLMTFLASAVSILSFKGKEVEL; this is encoded by the coding sequence ATGAAAAAAACCAAAAATCAGTCTCTATGGATATTATTCTTTGTTCTTCCGGGGCTCCTGATTGTGACTGTTTTTATAGTGGCTCCTCTGTTCATGTCTATGTTCAACAGTCTTTTTTCCTGGAAGAGCATTGTCCGGGATCAGTTTGTCGGGCTCGAGAACTTCAATAAAATCATGACTCAGTATCCCTACCGGGATCGTTTCTTCAATGCCATAGGAAACAACGTGGAGTGGTTTCTATCAACTATGTTTATTCAGAATTCACTGGGCATCCTCTTCGGCTATCTGCTTTATAAAAAGATCGCCGGAGCCGCCTTTTATCAGAGAGTCTTTTTTATACCCGTCCTGTTTTCTATTGTTGCCGTGGGATTCCTCTGGAGTCTGTATATGAATCCCAATATGGGAATCATTAACAAACTCTTAAAAGATCTGGGCCTCCAGTCTTTCACAAGAGCCTGGTTGGGAGATGAGGCTCTGGCCACACCCAGTATCATTGCGGTCAATATCTGGCGCTGGGTTGGATTTCCCACCCTTGTTTTTTATGCTGGATTTAACAGTGTTCCTCTGGAAGTGGTCGAGGCATCCTACCTGGACGGAGTAGGGGAGATTCGCCTTTTTACAGGCATCATGATCCCTCTTATTCTGCCTTCTATTATGATCATTACGGTGCTGACCCTTATCGGAAGCCTGAATGTATTTGAGCAGATCTACACCATGGCAGGACTGGAAGGAGGGCCCTATTTTTCAACAGATACCCTGGGAACTCTGTTCTACAGAACTGCCTTTGGAGGGGTGGATTCAGGAATCCCTGAAATTGGAATCGGTTCGGCCATCGGGGTTGTCATCTATCTTATGACATTCCTGGCCTCTGCTGTCAGCATTCTTTCTTTTAAAGGCAAGGAGGTGGAACTGTGA
- a CDS encoding ABC transporter substrate-binding protein: protein MVKKILMSILMMLVVFSVFAGGGKEASQTKDTKKAETAMETVTLDFWSWRTEDVDVYNDLIAQFREKNPGIDVNFTAYKNTEYNTVLSAALSGESGPDIIHLKAYGGLETYAQPGYLMPLDDKIPALKNFDPNAVRGATSISDGKIYGVPFASQTLVIFYNKALYKELGLSVPETWAQFLANLDVMKKAGITPLANGGKDGWTLEVLQGVICPNFYGANDYFTELTSGKAKFTDDRYRTSLEKLLELRPYMPENFMGIAYTDMQMLFINEMAGHFIGGSWEAGYFSAQNPDLDYDVFAGPVAKAGDTRYASAFLDGSFGMNADTENPEEATAFLNFLASTQAGQFLADSLKQKSDVPGVKFTDPYLKKLGELNVNSTPYITLVGFRYEQPTGSALIQSTLQGFLADSIDSTEVVRQVQEGVATWYKPFQ, encoded by the coding sequence ATGGTAAAGAAAATCCTGATGAGTATTCTGATGATGCTCGTGGTATTCTCAGTGTTCGCCGGTGGAGGCAAGGAAGCTTCTCAGACCAAGGACACAAAGAAAGCTGAGACGGCGATGGAAACAGTAACCCTGGACTTCTGGTCCTGGAGAACCGAAGACGTCGATGTCTACAATGATCTGATCGCACAGTTCAGGGAAAAGAATCCCGGGATTGATGTTAACTTTACGGCTTATAAGAACACCGAATATAATACGGTTCTTTCCGCAGCACTCAGTGGTGAATCCGGTCCTGATATTATTCATCTGAAGGCCTACGGCGGACTGGAAACCTACGCACAGCCTGGTTATCTGATGCCCCTGGATGATAAGATCCCAGCTCTGAAGAACTTCGATCCCAATGCCGTGAGAGGTGCCACCAGCATTTCCGATGGAAAAATCTACGGCGTTCCCTTTGCCAGCCAGACCCTGGTCATCTTCTACAACAAAGCCCTTTATAAAGAATTGGGACTGAGTGTTCCTGAAACCTGGGCCCAGTTCCTAGCCAATCTGGACGTTATGAAAAAAGCCGGTATAACTCCTCTTGCCAACGGTGGTAAGGATGGATGGACTCTGGAAGTGCTTCAGGGTGTTATCTGTCCGAATTTTTATGGGGCAAATGATTACTTTACAGAACTCACCTCGGGTAAGGCAAAGTTTACAGATGATCGATACAGAACGTCCCTCGAGAAGCTTCTGGAGCTTCGTCCCTATATGCCTGAAAACTTTATGGGAATTGCCTATACAGATATGCAGATGCTTTTTATTAATGAAATGGCCGGGCACTTCATCGGCGGCAGTTGGGAAGCTGGATATTTCAGTGCACAGAATCCTGATCTGGACTATGATGTTTTTGCCGGTCCTGTTGCCAAAGCCGGCGATACCCGCTACGCCAGCGCCTTCCTGGACGGCTCTTTCGGCATGAATGCCGATACAGAAAACCCTGAAGAAGCCACTGCCTTCCTGAACTTCCTGGCCAGCACACAGGCAGGTCAGTTCCTTGCGGACAGCCTGAAACAGAAATCCGATGTCCCCGGAGTCAAGTTCACCGATCCCTATTTGAAAAAACTGGGTGAACTGAACGTAAACTCTACCCCCTACATTACCCTCGTCGGCTTCCGTTATGAACAGCCAACAGGGTCTGCTCTCATCCAGAGCACCCTGCAGGGGTTCCTCGCCGACAGCATTGACAGCACAGAAGTGGTCCGTCAGGTACAGGAAGGTGTTGCCACCTGGTATAAACCTTTTCAATAA
- a CDS encoding ROK family transcriptional regulator, whose product MAVKNRLKRDNILRVLETLWRNPGRSRADLARELRLDRSTVGSLVDWMIDSRLIEESRDTSSSPRGGRPAVLLRIRGGYAYAIGVELTVPSIRLYAGDLNGSLLDEKEITISSYGPGAIDSLAVELARFRKYLDHKYPMEAGLTAVGLGVSGVVDDDKKEIILSNALRIHESLSVAEPLKTVLNVPIVLFNDAQACALGEANRLQKKDLILVLIEKRSTDPIKDIGVGIGIVNHDKLMNGRAITHLLQPSHNPTQPASEQFITKLGRSLALIANVTGTNDIILGGDVDDYLEDLTKEIIRNISGEGDPSGSGLLVHATSEQGWSVAAGAHHSAIRQTLHKRCFPLGNS is encoded by the coding sequence TTGGCAGTTAAGAACAGACTCAAACGTGACAATATTCTCAGAGTACTCGAAACTTTATGGAGAAATCCAGGCAGAAGCCGGGCAGATCTGGCCCGGGAGCTGAGACTGGACCGCTCCACTGTGGGTAGCCTGGTCGATTGGATGATTGATTCCCGTCTGATTGAAGAAAGCCGAGACACATCCTCCTCTCCCCGGGGGGGGCGTCCCGCGGTTCTGCTCCGTATCCGGGGAGGGTATGCCTATGCCATCGGTGTTGAACTGACAGTGCCGTCTATCAGACTCTATGCGGGCGACCTGAACGGCAGTCTACTGGATGAAAAAGAAATAACTATTTCCTCTTATGGCCCGGGTGCCATAGACAGCCTTGCGGTGGAACTGGCTCGATTCAGAAAATATCTGGATCATAAATATCCTATGGAGGCTGGATTGACGGCAGTTGGGCTTGGTGTCAGTGGAGTTGTGGATGATGATAAAAAAGAAATCATCCTGTCTAATGCTCTTAGAATCCATGAGTCTCTCTCTGTGGCAGAACCTCTTAAAACGGTGCTTAATGTGCCTATTGTGCTCTTTAACGATGCCCAGGCCTGCGCTCTGGGTGAAGCGAACAGGTTGCAGAAGAAGGATTTAATCCTGGTGCTTATCGAAAAAAGATCTACCGATCCTATCAAGGATATCGGGGTGGGCATCGGGATTGTGAATCATGACAAACTCATGAACGGCCGGGCCATAACTCATCTGCTGCAGCCCTCTCATAATCCGACACAGCCGGCCTCGGAGCAATTTATAACCAAGCTGGGTCGCTCACTTGCACTCATTGCCAATGTGACAGGAACCAATGATATCATCCTGGGTGGAGATGTGGACGATTATCTGGAAGATCTGACAAAAGAGATCATCAGAAATATTTCAGGTGAAGGAGACCCATCGGGTTCAGGATTACTGGTTCATGCTACAAGCGAACAGGGCTGGTCTGTTGCAGCCGGGGCGCATCATTCGGCTATACGACAAACCCTACACAAGCGTTGCTTTCCTCTTGGTAACTCTTGA
- a CDS encoding HD domain-containing phosphohydrolase: protein MKKQRIKDNFLFHYFILSLTMTTLIAIVLSTVLVKQMKNHMILSHSYFYQAYIKAIPNNYSEILPFFSIKSGTKEKIQDGHPSDLEAHESEAHPDNEWAHFQNDLLQYPAVVQLRIFNNSNEIIWHYGAHQENQDPVSIDTIRTLLIKNPITYQIKSTKPDFIIHYYIPLFINGEMMGIVEVSDQEPKFGANLVKNRNSIVSLILLSGLVFFVSLFYLFFRGYTNQRKSLERLDQSQSLTIHTMSRLAELRDNNTGAHIQRTSLYCKALCSALKTNLEYKSYITKEYIEDLVRSAPLHDIGKVGIPDHILQKPGKLTAEEFEIIKSHPKLGAEVLKVAIESLDFQSFFEIGYQIVLSHHENWDGSGYPNGLVQKEIPLSARIMAIADVYDALTTTRPYKNAFSHEKAMSVILEESGNKFDPIIVEALIQISDEFKLISESNSASIEE from the coding sequence TTGAAGAAACAAAGAATTAAAGACAATTTCCTATTTCATTACTTCATTCTCTCCTTAACCATGACAACTCTTATAGCCATAGTACTGAGTACCGTTCTGGTGAAGCAAATGAAGAATCATATGATTTTATCTCATTCCTATTTTTATCAGGCTTATATAAAAGCTATTCCCAATAATTATTCAGAAATTCTGCCTTTCTTCAGCATTAAATCTGGAACGAAAGAGAAAATCCAGGACGGTCATCCTTCTGATCTTGAAGCTCATGAAAGCGAAGCTCATCCTGATAATGAATGGGCACATTTTCAGAATGATCTTCTCCAATACCCTGCGGTGGTGCAACTCAGAATATTTAATAATTCAAATGAAATTATCTGGCATTACGGCGCTCATCAGGAAAATCAAGATCCTGTTTCTATCGATACAATAAGGACATTGCTGATAAAGAATCCTATTACATATCAAATAAAATCGACAAAGCCGGATTTCATCATCCACTATTACATCCCTCTTTTTATTAATGGAGAGATGATGGGGATTGTTGAAGTTTCAGACCAGGAGCCGAAATTTGGAGCCAACCTGGTGAAAAACAGGAATTCCATCGTTAGTCTGATTCTATTGTCGGGGCTGGTATTTTTTGTAAGCTTGTTTTATCTCTTTTTTAGAGGATATACAAATCAAAGAAAATCCCTGGAACGATTAGACCAAAGCCAGTCTTTGACGATTCATACCATGTCTCGTCTGGCAGAGTTGAGAGATAACAATACAGGGGCTCATATTCAACGTACGAGCCTATACTGTAAAGCTCTGTGCAGTGCCTTAAAAACAAATCTGGAATATAAATCATACATCACCAAAGAATATATTGAGGATTTGGTACGGTCCGCTCCTCTTCATGATATTGGTAAGGTCGGCATCCCCGATCATATCCTACAGAAACCGGGGAAACTGACTGCCGAAGAGTTTGAAATCATTAAATCTCACCCGAAACTGGGAGCAGAAGTGCTCAAAGTGGCGATTGAGTCATTGGACTTCCAATCTTTTTTTGAAATTGGTTATCAGATTGTATTATCTCATCATGAAAATTGGGATGGCTCAGGTTATCCCAATGGCCTGGTGCAGAAGGAAATACCTTTGTCTGCCAGAATTATGGCTATAGCAGACGTATATGACGCCCTGACAACAACCCGTCCTTACAAGAATGCCTTCTCCCATGAAAAAGCCATGAGTGTCATTCTGGAGGAGTCGGGGAATAAATTTGATCCTATTATAGTGGAAGCTTTAATTCAAATCTCTGATGAGTTCAAATTAATATCCGAATCAAATTCTGCTTCAATAGAGGAATAA